The Melanotaenia boesemani isolate fMelBoe1 chromosome 12, fMelBoe1.pri, whole genome shotgun sequence genome contains the following window.
GAACTATTTTGGTAAACATGAGACAGGTATTTGCACTTACCTCTGGATGTAAGCATAGCTGAACTGCAACATAGGGATATCGACCAGGGTCGACTTCTGGTGGAGAGAAAAGACaattaactgaaaaaaattcaTTAGAATACAACaagtatctgtgtgtgtgtgtatgtgtttatgtacCTGTTCTCCTTTGATCTGATGTGGTTTCTTCACAACCTCTTTGACCAACTGTAAGATAGTATCTGTGTGCAAGGTGTTGAGTGATTTCACCAAATCCACAATGGTTAAACGAGACTCACTGGCCATGGGTAAAACCTAAGGAAAATCAGAATGTAAAAATGTTGGCCGCAAAGCCAATCAGCGTATTTAATGTAACATTTTTTCTCCCAACACATTGTAGttcttactttgtttttatgtcgtCTTTTGCTCTTTCTATTGCTCCATACCACTCCCACTGAAGCCATCAGCTGAACCCCATACGGTCCGGTTAGAGGAAGGAGAAACTCCAGTATCCGCTGTCGCAGGATCTGATTAGACACAGATCCAGTATATCACAGTCTCAAGTCACAGTCAAGAAACACATGTAGCATAATATATGACAcctccacacatgcacacaccttggggcatttaaaaaagacagaagtATAAGTGTGTCTGCTGCTCTGTGTAGAGTCAGATGCACGCCGCTGAAATTCCTCCTTCATGATCACACCCCACAACGATGCCATGCTATTGAGCATGTGCGGCAGCGCCTCAATCACAGCATTGCGTGCATTGCGGACATCCACAGGATCACAGGCAACGAGGGACTGGTGGAGAAAGACAGCAAAGAGTGACAGTATTAAATCATTGTAGATATCACATGTATATCTGTAAAAGTGTGTGCTCCATTTCTTACTCTTTTGTTGTCCAGGAGGCAATAGTGTGTGATGGTGGTCAGGCCCTCTAGCAAAGTCAGAGGGTAGTCAGGAgcaatgttttcctttttgccaCTCAAGCTGATTAAGTTTCAGAAAAATTAGAGAAATTATTGAAGTGCACCAGCTTCCTCGTTGTAACATGTGTATCAAGACCAACATGAAGACTTTCATTGATGCTCATACTGatgttaaatatacaaataaagatctCGGAAAAGGAAGCTACATAAAGAATATTTGACTGTAAAATGGGGACTGTGACTTGGTTCATTCTGGAAGTGTATTCAGCCTACCTCTGGTGAGTCTTCCCTCCATCATGCTCATACAGCTTGACTAATTCATCCAAGTTTCTGCAGATCTGACTGATGAGTGGAGCCACAATGATTCCTAAAGAGCGTCCCAAGTATGGCAGAGAGGAGCACAGCAGGGAGACCCAGTGGGGGTGCATGGCATACCCATACTGAGGCTGCAGAGCCCTGgctgcagcagaaacaaacatccCTTGAGCTGTAATGGGGTGGCTCTGGACATACTGAGCTGCTTTTATGGACTGCTGGAAAAGGACAGCAGTTTGCCACTCACGAGCAAGAGGAGTGCTGGCACTTGGGGATTCACGAAGCTCCCCAAGCTGGCCAGATGCTCCGCCTGCTGCTGGGACAACCCCACCTGGCCACACATGGCTTTCCAGCACGATGAGAGCCTGAAGCAGCTTGAGTAACTCTATTTGCAAGGGGTATTGCTCCTGTCCCCCTCCTGCACCAAGATTCACCAGACTCTCCTCGGACGGGCCTCCCTCCTCATCTAGCAGCTCCACACTTTTGGATGCTCCCTTTTCTGCTCCCTTCTGGCTAATGTACATAGATGCAGACAGAGATAGCAGAGCGTTTTGCTGCACTTTGCAGCCTGAAAGGAGTCTGCGGATGGATTCCAGATTTGTTTTGTTGCCATCTTGTCCTCGTGCTGTGCAGCCGAGCTGGTTCACTATCCGAGTCAGGACAGCCACACTCTTCACCTGAACCTCCCTGTTCCCCTGCAAGTCAAGAGGAGTCAGGTTCAGATAGGAGGGATAATGAGATCGCAGGAATCGTAGGCACAGGGACACCAGCAGTTCAATGAGCAGTGACGGGGGTACAGAAGGCATGGACGAGGGGGAGAGCAGGCAACTGTAGAAGCATTTGCCATCCTGAGCCTGTTGATGGCGCTGTAGAAGGTTAGAAACCAGGTTTAAATGTGCAGCAGAGCTTGTGTCCAGTGAAGTGGAGGTCAGggcatccactagagggcactcAGCGCTGCTCCTCAGCAGGCTATCAAGCAGCGACAAGCCTTGGAGGAGAGGGCGCCAGCCACCTGCCACAGGGTACAGCAGCACATGGCGGAACAGAGAGTCTATGGCTTCTCTCTTCTCACGTTCCTGCTTTAATTGACGCGACCTGGCCATTGCTTCCAGCTCcaaatcctcttcttcttcacttGACAGTGAATCTGATGCCTGCGTATGCTCGGACTCTACCCTCCGCAGACCATTGACCATACCCCCTTCCtctgtgctgctgtgtggaGCAGATCCTGAACTGGAGTTCTCTGTAGATACTTGGGCACAGCTGGTGTCAGCTGACTCTGTGTGTTCACTCTcagcttcttcctcctcctccctatCCTCCGCTTCTTCTGTCTCTTCACTCTCACTCCTTGAAGCCACTAACATGTCCTGTGGATTTGCCAGTTCTGGGCCACTATCTAGCTCTGCCCACAGAGCTTCTCGGTCCACAATGTTCAGAACATTAAAGGTAGTGATACCAGCTGCTGCGGTGTCTCCAGATGATTTAGAGGAACTTCGAGTCCTGCTGTTTAGACTCTTCAGGTTACCTTAAAAACAATGATCACGTCAGCTTAACAAAAGacgaaaaataaaatgtttaattctgAACTGAAATTGCAATAATTGCatcaaaacacagaagaaacatGGCAGATCAATACACTTACGAGCGgtaagattttgttttatgttctgaATGGAGCAGCGCTGAGTGGCCGGGTGAAGCAGAAGCAATAGGATCGGTTCCAGGATTCGAATCACATCATTAAGGGACAGAGCTCTAACCAGCCAGCACTGAGCTGCTGCACTTATTGAGCCATCAGTGCAGGTCAAACTGTCCACCACAACACACAGAGACCTGAGACAAACACATAAGAAATAAGTTGCCAGTTGTCCAGCAGACCTCTGAGTGCATTTAATTTGGATTCAAACATACTGGGGCTGATGAGTCAGAAAGAGAGTGAGGAAGTATttaatcagagaaaaaaaatttccaAAGGTTTTTCCCCATGTTCACTATAAAGGTCTTTGAACACATATCAGAAGCAGCTCATCTAGATCGGTTTTCTGTTAACCTCACCAAAATCAACATACGAATATGCCAAAAGTTTACAAAGTTCTTGCTGAGTGTCAGAAAAAAGATCCACAAGAACTCTTTCTCTATTGGGTGTGTTGAGCTTACTCTTTCATGTCTGAGGACTAGTCGTGTGTAGTttctaaaagaagaaacagctgTAGAAGTAGAATATTAAACTAAGTAATATGCATTTGATAACTCTTGATAAGTTATTCTTTCTTTGTTAttcaaattgtttttttgttttttttttgtatctcccTGACCATCTTTTCTTTGACCTCTCAGATCCTCACCGAGACCTCAAAATGCAGGTAAAAGCTTCATGTATAAACACTAGATAGTACTGTTTTGCTAGAAAGTTTTATCACCCCAGGGGTCAGACTGTCCCGAGGGTGTGTATGGTGTTATTAATAGCTTCAGCATGTTGAGCTGTCGGGCTCTTCTCTCAAATGTTTTGTGCCTGAACTGCTCCTTCTTGCAAGAACGAAACATACAAAGACAATCCAACAATTTGGACTTCATCTTATCCGCCAGATATAAGAGATTTCCACAACACAGCTCATCTTTCATATGACCATTCATGCAAGTAACATGTTGGTACAtgacttgaacttgaacttgaactacTTCAAAATTAAGCTAAAAAATATTGAAGAGAACCAACTTATCGTGCTTATTATTTCTTACTTTTGTGATAAAAACCGAGATAGAATGAATGGAAATTTAAATTAAGATCATACAAATAACACTGACCACAATTTGTCTCACCTGTGTGTACTATGTACTCACCGGTCAAAAGAGCGACTGTGGGACATGGTCCTGTTGTTCTGGATCTCCCGGGTCAGGTGCCATAGCACTGTGAAGCGATGAAGTGCTTCCAGCCTGACTGCCTGAGGACAATCACATGAAGCTTTGACTTCTTTACTCTTTTTGTCACATTGCCTACTCTACTACATCAGTTTAACTCTTGTAGTTTAACATATTCAGATATGTGAAAAAATTTGTAAGGGTGCGAAGAAGTCGTCACCCAGCAAGTTTGCAGGCATACATACTTTGTCTTTGTACAGCAGTGCTTGGCAGATGATGTCTTCACAGATGGATGCTGATGGAGCCAGACAATGAAGCCTGTAAAACAGGTCCACACAGGAGATGTGCTGCTCTCTCCGCTCTGTGTCCAGCTGACTCCACAGTACTTGGGACACCCTCTGGGttacagcaaaaacaaacatcttgaATACATTTACAcagcagtttttatttacacaaacagGTTCCTTTTATAATCGGACCTGATAGAAGTCAGTGCTTTCTTCTACGGCATGAAGCAGGGCTGGATAGATAGGGGGAACAGTGACCATCTGCAGCCGCCCACTCAGAGGGTTGGAGTCACAGTTCTGGTAACGTCTGTGCTTGTCCTGAATGACCAGTGCTAAGGACTGGGAGTGGTTAATGAGTTCCAGCAAAGAAGCCACTGCAGTGTGCTGAATGTTGTAGTCCCTAGACATGCAGCACAGAGTCATCAAGGACCTCAGCCACACCGGTAGACTATCAACATCTCCACCTAAGGCAAAGAAAAagattcaatttattttttctgggtTAAAACATGAAGCTGATATTATTAATTCATAAATTCATGTGCTGACCTGTGTGACCAAACATGTCTGTATAGAGAGCAAGAGTCTCCTCTTCACTTAGGTAGACAGGGAAGGTGGTGCACTCCAGCAGAAGGTGGCAGGTGGCAACAAAGGCCTGTCGACATGCCTCCGAAATCTCGGCTCTTCCGCGGGGCATGTACCCTGCTGCCCAGTCCAGACATCCTGAATGTCCATGCCCCTTTTTCTTTGCAGTGGGTGAGGCTGGAAGCTGGGCTTCAGTGGAGGCTTTGGCTTTCAGTTTATTTGGAGAAAACAATTCAGTCAATTTGTTTTTGATTTCTCTTCCACCTAACAGTATATTCTGATCCAGAGAGGCAGGACTTTGGTTACACTGAagctcttcatcaggtcctttAACATCCTCCACCTGCACCAATAAGAATCTGAAATACAACAGGAGTGAGTTAGAAACTCTTATAAGGAACTGTTACAGTTCAGCTTCAACTGGTTTACAAGTTTACCTCGTGGTTATAAAGGCCAGAATGTCCTGCAGACACTGTGACATGGTGTCTAtgctgcctcctcttctccacacgCCTTCACCATTTTTGCTAATTCCATACCCCTCAGCTCCCTTACTCATCCCCAGTGGCAGATGCTGCTCTGATGGTGAGGCGCTGATGCCCAGTCCACTGTCTTCAGATCTCAGAGCTGAGTAAGAACCACTTGCAGACTCTGCCTCACCTCCTCCAGTTCGGctctcttcttcatcttctcgTTGTCCATTAATTATGCCATCTTTCTCTCCTTCAGTCTCCATAtcctatataaaataaaattaatataatgagatatattctgattttaaagaaACCACAATAGCACAAACTAGGAAATGCCTCACTTGTGTCTTTGAGCTTTCGTTCTCTGGAGACTGTAATGCCATCTCCTCTGTGTTTGCTACTGCATCAACATCCATGTAAGCTACAGGCATCTGGATCTTACTCAGAACCTTGAAGCATGCACGCAGCCCCTGTGTGACATCTTCAAGGCAAACAGAGTCCATGTGGCGGTACAGGGTCTGCAGCATTGTGCCCAGCATCTCAGGGAGCAGATGTGACTGGATGTCAGCATGGAGCTCCTgtgagaaaacacaaacatgatccGGATAATAATTGAGAATGGGATTTTTTCCAAGTGTGCGTATAAAACAGACTAaggtttatattaatatttggAACTCCACGAGCTACTTATGTGTAAGTGTGTTGGTCGATTACCAAAGGAAGAACATCAAGCAGGAAAATGATGAGGTTGGACATCTCTGTGACAGAAGGAGCAGGAGGTTCAGGAGGTGCGGATGGATCATCTTTGTCACTATagtaaaaaacagagaaataaaatcagaaatgcTTGTTATTTGACATTTGAAAGCAAACAggagatttaatttaatgttgtaGCTAATTTTTAGCATTTGTCAATATGAAACCTGCTTTGAAAAGAAATAAGACGctgtaaaattaaacttaaaaaatgcaaatgatttTGCTGTAATTTAAATACCATCTttaacccccccccaaaaaaaaaacacaaaatcattatttaaaagttgtgatttttttcttttcaatatatACTTGCAGCACATTCAGAAAAGGTGGGGCAGGGGAAACTAAGACTTGAAAAGTTGTGTAccgctaaaaaataaaaatccttgagagcaaatttaaatgaaaataaaacctcacagaaagaaaaaaacataagaaaagagTGAGAAACACCATCACATTTTCTGGATTCAAGCTCAATTTGGATGGACAATGGTGGAAGAAAAAATTGTCTGGTTGTCTGATGAAATCTGGAAATCAGACTCTATTCCTTCTAGATTAAACAGCGTTTTAGTGGATATGGCATGAGCAATTTGTTAATTTGTGGTGGCACCATTAATGCTTAATTGTAAATACAAATGTTGGAGCAGCTGTCTTTTTAATGGCTTAAGTCTGCAAGATAAtaacaaataacattttttacataataCAAGAACGTGGTTCCACAGCAAAGAATCTGCATGCTAAACTGTCCTGCCTGCAGTCATGACTGATGCAGCTTGAGAGGTGtatataatattatttaaaaaaaaaaacaaaaaaaaacataaatgaggCCCAGGACTGGttggaaattaataaaaaaaaattacttttaaaactaCATTAACAGGTTTCATCAGTTCAAAACACagagatgttaaaaaaagacataatcaAACTCAAAGAACACAACCCATCCTTAGAAATGTGTTGGgtgcatcaaattaaaaatttattgGTTTATATGATTTGcaagtatttctgtttttcctacAGTCCCGGCTCATTTGGAAAaaatctattctttttttttatggagtTGGCACCGAATTACCTGAAAGTATCAACATTTTGCATGTATAAATTTTCATTGCAACTAAGGGTGACGAGTTCTTGGCATACCTGAGAGATGTGCAGAAACGCTGAGTCATGTACTCCCACAGGTATTCGCTGTTCATGGAGCTGATGAGCATGTTCATCGTCTTTATGATCTCTGATgcatttttgttctcttttatcttactgtaaaaggaaaaaaggcaagCCAAAGTCATtcttaatacatttaaaagagcaaatttttcctttttggacacacacaaaaaaagaaaagttagaaAAATAACTTATTCATTTATCATGCTGAGTTTTACAGTAAATGCTTGATCTGTTTTGCCCTCACCTGGCAAGTTGGTTGCCTGAGAGTCCTACATTAATGGTGTTTTCCTCCCCCAACACCTCCCGACAGTAGCTGTGGAAAGCTCGAACTACCTCCAGCAACACACAGCTCAAGACAGCCGGACCTGAGTGTGTTATAATGGAATCATCAGTGAAACATGTGAAGTGAGTTAGCATGTTAAGGTATTTGTGTTCTGTGCTGCTGAGTGCTGCCCACCTATCTCTGGTTTATCAAGCAGACTGACAATGATGCGAAAAGGCCTAAGGTAATGGATCACACTTTCTGGGTTACTGTCCACATCCTTCTGTTTGAGTATGTTGATCAGAGCCTGCAATTAGACACAAGAAGAGATATGAAGAGAAAAACAGTCTTGTTCAAACGTATTGTTCAAGCACAAAACATCAGACTTCTGTTTAAGGCTGTTTATCAGAGGATTAGACTGGCTACACAAGCAGATGGGATTTAGAGGACAACGTCACAACCATTCATTCGCTGctcaaaatgagaaaatagtCAGTATATGTTCCTTTTTTGACATTATGACATTTTAGTTAAATATTGAGGCTGCACAATATATTGAAAATGCATCATTGTGGTAGTATCAACATCAATAATATCAATATTACAAAGACATTTTGACTTGAAATAGGACAAACTTGTCTTCAAACTTTCCAAACAGGATGGAAATGCACATCAAAGATGGTCCAACCTTAATTAGGCAGTGTAAAAAAGaattttcttaaagaaaaaatgcttcAAAGAAACCCACTAGAAAACCATATTATGTTGTTTTCAGACACAAGTTAGCATATAACACATTAGTAAACGTTACAGGTGGTTGTTGGCTTTGGTACCTTTAAGATAGACTGAGTACAATTATTTCCCTTGTTATTGTCTTCCTATCTTTATGCAAAGTAACCCAACTACTGGCTTCAGATTCATAATTCAG
Protein-coding sequences here:
- the dop1b gene encoding protein dopey-2 isoform X2, with the protein product MDPEELDLQNDYRYRSYAAVIEKALRNFESSSEWADLISSLGKLNKALQSNLRYSLLPKRLIIGKRLAQCLHPALPSGVHLKALETYEVIFKIIGTKWLAKDLFIYSSGLFPLLGHAAMAVKPVLLTLYERYYLPLQKALLPSLQAFITGLLPGLEEGLEVYDRTDALLVKLSLLVGQQVFYGALWGSMLVTPMVRLPASVFVVTHFDRMAPLSQQTHMLGYGHRAVVKSVCLSLQDSNVLVQRNMLEILLYFFPFATCLDPADPNVALIAEDMITVVSAASLTLLRRDMSLNRRLYAWLLGTDIKGGMVAPHPTLSTTMEEHTSFYFNTYSKDFLVKALINILKQKDVDSNPESVIHYLRPFRIIVSLLDKPEIGPAVLSCVLLEVVRAFHSYCREVLGEENTINVGLSGNQLASKIKENKNASEIIKTMNMLISSMNSEYLWEYMTQRFCTSLSDKDDPSAPPEPPAPSVTEMSNLIIFLLDVLPLELHADIQSHLLPEMLGTMLQTLYRHMDSVCLEDVTQGLRACFKVLSKIQMPVAYMDVDAVANTEEMALQSPENESSKTQDMETEGEKDGIINGQREDEEESRTGGGEAESASGSYSALRSEDSGLGISASPSEQHLPLGMSKGAEGYGISKNGEGVWRRGGSIDTMSQCLQDILAFITTRFLLVQVEDVKGPDEELQCNQSPASLDQNILLGGREIKNKLTELFSPNKLKAKASTEAQLPASPTAKKKGHGHSGCLDWAAGYMPRGRAEISEACRQAFVATCHLLLECTTFPVYLSEEETLALYTDMFGHTGGDVDSLPVWLRSLMTLCCMSRDYNIQHTAVASLLELINHSQSLALVIQDKHRRYQNCDSNPLSGRLQMVTVPPIYPALLHAVEESTDFYQRVSQVLWSQLDTERREQHISCVDLFYRLHCLAPSASICEDIICQALLYKDKAVRLEALHRFTVLWHLTREIQNNRTMSHSRSFDRSLCVVVDSLTCTDGSISAAAQCWLVRALSLNDVIRILEPILLLLLHPATQRCSIQNIKQNLTARNLKSLNSRTRSSSKSSGDTAAAGITTFNVLNIVDREALWAELDSGPELANPQDMLVASRSESEETEEAEDREEEEEAESEHTESADTSCAQVSTENSSSGSAPHSSTEEGGMVNGLRRVESEHTQASDSLSSEEEEDLELEAMARSRQLKQEREKREAIDSLFRHVLLYPVAGGWRPLLQGLSLLDSLLRSSAECPLVDALTSTSLDTSSAAHLNLVSNLLQRHQQAQDGKCFYSCLLSPSSMPSVPPSLLIELLVSLCLRFLRSHYPSYLNLTPLDLQGNREVQVKSVAVLTRIVNQLGCTARGQDGNKTNLESIRRLLSGCKVQQNALLSLSASMYISQKGAEKGASKSVELLDEEGGPSEESLVNLGAGGGQEQYPLQIELLKLLQALIVLESHVWPGGVVPAAGGASGQLGELRESPSASTPLAREWQTAVLFQQSIKAAQYVQSHPITAQGMFVSAAARALQPQYGYAMHPHWVSLLCSSLPYLGRSLGIIVAPLISQICRNLDELVKLYEHDGGKTHQSLSGKKENIAPDYPLTLLEGLTTITHYCLLDNKRSLVACDPVDVRNARNAVIEALPHMLNSMASLWGVIMKEEFQRRASDSTQSSRHTYTSVFFKCPKILRQRILEFLLPLTGPYGVQLMASVGVVWSNRKSKRRHKNKVLPMASESRLTIVDLVKSLNTLHTDTILQLVKEVVKKPHQIKGEQKSTLVDIPMLQFSYAYIQSISAQALQENIAPLLSLLRESVQLNLAPPGHFLLLGILNDFVNRLPNLDSKKDSRDLQEVTQRILEAVGGIAGSSLEQTSWLSRSLEVKVQPQVCPEADEPDEADMDGDHCESVAQASTMVSSSAPSVYSVQALVLLAEILAPLLDMVYRSDEKEKAVPLISRLMYYVFPYLKNHSAYNMPSFEAGAQLLSSLSGYAYTKRAWRKEVFELFMDPLFFTMDVSCAHSWKSIIDHLLTHEKTMFKDLLSMQSGSLKLFAGADQKPMLLKRQAFAMFSGELDQYHLYLPLIQERLTETLRMNPSPAVSAQMFLMFRVLLLRISSQHLTSLWPIMVTELIRTFARLEKALQAEKDISKLAKVVRGALDRNGPVNFSQAELSMYLSACKFLDTSLAFPPEKMPLFQMYRWAFVPEVDVNQYDGPENALIEGEQECTPHVVRVLEGIQQRFGMLNGLSEESTTEHLEFPLLTQRSLSSITQLLPFLRILCCSFQGPPPCSQTMSHFPVADYPAASSHTVLKKLEIITEEEFLDSMEN
- the dop1b gene encoding protein dopey-2 isoform X1 is translated as MDPEELDLQNDYRYRSYAAVIEKALRNFESSSEWADLISSLGKLNKALQSNLRYSLLPKRLIIGKRLAQCLHPALPSGVHLKALETYEVIFKIIGTKWLAKDLFIYSSGLFPLLGHAAMAVKPVLLTLYERYYLPLQKALLPSLQAFITGLLPGLEEGLEVYDRTDALLVKLSLLVGQQVFYGALWGSMLVTPMVRLPASVFVVTHFDRMAPLSQQTHMLGYGHRAVVKSVCLSLQDSNVLVQRNMLEILLYFFPFATCLDPADPNVALIAEDMITVVSAASLTLLRRDMSLNRRLYAWLLGTDIKGGMVAPHPTLSTTMEEHTSFYFNTYSKDFLVKALINILKQKDVDSNPESVIHYLRPFRIIVSLLDKPEIGPAVLSCVLLEVVRAFHSYCREVLGEENTINVGLSGNQLASKIKENKNASEIIKTMNMLISSMNSEYLWEYMTQRFCTSLSDKDDPSAPPEPPAPSVTEMSNLIIFLLDVLPLELHADIQSHLLPEMLGTMLQTLYRHMDSVCLEDVTQGLRACFKVLSKIQMPVAYMDVDAVANTEEMALQSPENESSKTQDMETEGEKDGIINGQREDEEESRTGGGEAESASGSYSALRSEDSGLGISASPSEQHLPLGMSKGAEGYGISKNGEGVWRRGGSIDTMSQCLQDILAFITTRFLLVQVEDVKGPDEELQCNQSPASLDQNILLGGREIKNKLTELFSPNKLKAKASTEAQLPASPTAKKKGHGHSGCLDWAAGYMPRGRAEISEACRQAFVATCHLLLECTTFPVYLSEEETLALYTDMFGHTGGDVDSLPVWLRSLMTLCCMSRDYNIQHTAVASLLELINHSQSLALVIQDKHRRYQNCDSNPLSGRLQMVTVPPIYPALLHAVEESTDFYQRVSQVLWSQLDTERREQHISCVDLFYRLHCLAPSASICEDIICQALLYKDKAVRLEALHRFTVLWHLTREIQNNRTMSHSRSFDRSLCVVVDSLTCTDGSISAAAQCWLVRALSLNDVIRILEPILLLLLHPATQRCSIQNIKQNLTARNLKSLNSRTRSSSKSSGDTAAAGITTFNVLNIVDREALWAELDSGPELANPQDMLVASRSESEETEEAEDREEEEEAESEHTESADTSCAQVSTENSSSGSAPHSSTEEGGMVNGLRRVESEHTQASDSLSSEEEEDLELEAMARSRQLKQEREKREAIDSLFRHVLLYPVAGGWRPLLQGLSLLDSLLRSSAECPLVDALTSTSLDTSSAAHLNLVSNLLQRHQQAQDGKCFYSCLLSPSSMPSVPPSLLIELLVSLCLRFLRSHYPSYLNLTPLDLQGNREVQVKSVAVLTRIVNQLGCTARGQDGNKTNLESIRRLLSGCKVQQNALLSLSASMYISQKGAEKGASKSVELLDEEGGPSEESLVNLGAGGGQEQYPLQIELLKLLQALIVLESHVWPGGVVPAAGGASGQLGELRESPSASTPLAREWQTAVLFQQSIKAAQYVQSHPITAQGMFVSAAARALQPQYGYAMHPHWVSLLCSSLPYLGRSLGIIVAPLISQICRNLDELVKLYEHDGGKTHQSLSGKKENIAPDYPLTLLEGLTTITHYCLLDNKRSLVACDPVDVRNARNAVIEALPHMLNSMASLWGVIMKEEFQRRASDSTQSSRHTYTSVFFKCPKILRQRILEFLLPLTGPYGVQLMASVGVVWSNRKSKRRHKNKVLPMASESRLTIVDLVKSLNTLHTDTILQLVKEVVKKPHQIKGEQLIVFSLHQKSTLVDIPMLQFSYAYIQSISAQALQENIAPLLSLLRESVQLNLAPPGHFLLLGILNDFVNRLPNLDSKKDSRDLQEVTQRILEAVGGIAGSSLEQTSWLSRSLEVKVQPQVCPEADEPDEADMDGDHCESVAQASTMVSSSAPSVYSVQALVLLAEILAPLLDMVYRSDEKEKAVPLISRLMYYVFPYLKNHSAYNMPSFEAGAQLLSSLSGYAYTKRAWRKEVFELFMDPLFFTMDVSCAHSWKSIIDHLLTHEKTMFKDLLSMQSGSLKLFAGADQKPMLLKRQAFAMFSGELDQYHLYLPLIQERLTETLRMNPSPAVSAQMFLMFRVLLLRISSQHLTSLWPIMVTELIRTFARLEKALQAEKDISKLAKVVRGALDRNGPVNFSQAELSMYLSACKFLDTSLAFPPEKMPLFQMYRWAFVPEVDVNQYDGPENALIEGEQECTPHVVRVLEGIQQRFGMLNGLSEESTTEHLEFPLLTQRSLSSITQLLPFLRILCCSFQGPPPCSQTMSHFPVADYPAASSHTVLKKLEIITEEEFLDSMEN